One Carassius gibelio isolate Cgi1373 ecotype wild population from Czech Republic chromosome B18, carGib1.2-hapl.c, whole genome shotgun sequence DNA segment encodes these proteins:
- the LOC127977423 gene encoding stannin has translation MSITDHSPTTGVVTIIVILIAIAALGALILGCWCYLRLQRISQSEDEESIVGEGETKEPFLLVQYSAKGPRVEHKTKLTPNGTESHT, from the coding sequence ATGTCTATCACGGACCATAGCCCCACCACCGGGGTCGTCACGATTATTGTAATACTTATTGCCATTGCAGCACTAGGAGCTTTAATTCTTGGTTGTTGGTGCTACTTGCGACTGCAGCGCATCAGTCAGTCTGAAGACGAGGAAAGCATTGTCGGTGAAGGGGAAACCAAGGAGCCCTTCTTACTGGTCCAGTATTCGGCCAAAGGCCCGCGGGTGGAGCACAAGACCAAGCTCACCCCTAACGGCACGGAGAGCCACACCTAA
- the LOC127977505 gene encoding zinc finger protein 385C-like, translating to MLQSMAAQGSPLLASLPVQGRPLQTPLDLKHFLPFRLSGSSPLNLFPNFNTMDPVQKAVINHTFGVPQSLKKKQVISCNICHLRFNSTNQAEAHYKGHKHARKLKALEAQKNKQQRRQLDNTHHNRDREKDRERERERDSSRVKTSAPDPLPALLDDTAMEESK from the exons ATGTTGCAGA GTATGGCTGCTCAGGGgagccccctgctggcctcattACCGGTGCAGGGTCGCCCACTTCAGACCCCTCTGGACCTGAAACACTTCCTGCCCTTCCGGCTCAGTGGCTCCTCCCCCCTCAACCTGTTCCCCAACTTCAACACT ATGGACCCGGTGCAGAAGGCTGTGATAAACCATACGTTTGGTGTTCCTCAGTCCCTGAAGAAAAAACAGGTCATCTCATGCAATATCTGCCACCTGCGCTTCAACTCCACG AATCAGGCTGAGGCTCATTATAAAGGCCATAAACATGCTCGTAAGCTGAAAGCTTTAGAGGCTCAGAAGAACAAACAGCAGAGGCGACAACTCGACAACACACATCACAACCGAGACAGAGAGAAGGACCgagagagggaaagggagagagacaGCAGCAGAGTGAAAACGAGCGCTCCAGATCCACTTCCTGCCCTGCTGGATGACACCGCCATGGAGGAAAGTAAGTGA